The region CTCCACCCGTTCCGGGCGGCGTGCCTCCAGCAGCGCCCGGTACGTTCCGGCGGTCAGCACCGGGGCCGCGACGGCGCCGTCACCGGACAGGACGATGTCCAGGTGCAGCCCGTGGTGCCCGGACAGGGTGAGCATGCGCAGCCCCGCGGCCTCCGCCACCGGGAAGTGCTCCGTCTGTCGCATGGTGGGCACCCGCCGGTCGCCGCCGGGGGTGTGGAACACCCGCTCCGCGGTGTTCTCCGGGTCGAACGGGGAGATCCACACCAGCCGCGCCCACAGGGCGTTGAGCAGCACGGACCGGGTTCCCGCCGTGACGGACCCGGCCGGGAGCAGGTCGGGGATCATCCCCCGGGTGGTCTCGGCGACGGAGGCGTTGATCTCCTGGCGCACCTTCTCCGGCGCGCCGGCGAAGTCCGCGTGGCGCACCGCCGAGGAGGGGCGCTCGGCCAGCGCCGCGGCGAACCCGGGCAGGACGGCCTGCCCGGCCCGCACGTACAGGTCGTTCACCGACACCAGCTCCAGCGGCGGGACCTCCTGTCCGGGAGGGGTCCACCCGTCCGGCGGGCCTTCGCCGGGGGCCTCGGCCGACACCGCCGCGTCCAGGGCGGCGGTGTGCGTTCCCAGGGAGCCGCCGGCCCCCGCCAGCAGGCGGGTCAGCGCCGCGAGCACCTCCCCGGAGGCCCCGGCGGCGAGCAGGGAGAGCGCCGTGGCCGCCGAGTGCGGGGACCACACGTGCGAGGCGGCCGGTTCGGCCAGGGAGTCCTCCAGGGACAGCGCGAAACGGAGGTGGTCGGGGTCGAGCTCTGGTGTCATGGCGGGCCTTCTCGTGGGGAGGGACGGGATCGGGCGGCGGGCGGGGTCAGGCGGCGGGTCCGGGGTCGACGGGGTCGGTGACCCGGCCCATGAAGAGGATCGAGGCGCCGCGGCGCAGGGCGAACACGAAGGGCCGGTCCACGGTGAACTCCACCGGCCGGGAGGGCAGGCCCGCGCGCATCATGATCACGCCGGTGGCGGCGGCCCCCTCGGCGCCCTTCTCGTCCACGCGCAGCACGGCCTGGTGCAGGATCTCGCTCACCGCCAGCGGCTCGGGGCTGATGGCGTCGAACCGCGCCCGGCCGCCGACCATCTCCTCCACGCCCAGCCGCGTCAGGGGGCCCAGCAGGGACACGCTGGTGCGCACGGTGAACCGGGGCAGGGCCAGCTTCGTCATCGTCGGGGCCTGGGCCCGGTACAGGGCGGACAGCAGCTCCGGGGCCAGCGGCGGCGGTGTGGGGGCGGCGGTGTCGGGCAGCAGCACGTCCAGGTACAGGCCGTGCCCCCCGGCGAGGCTGACCAGGCTCCACCCGTGCGCGCGGGCCAGCGGCAGCCTGGCGGTGCGGTGCATGGTGGCCACCGGTCTGCTCCCGCCCGGCGCCCGGAACGGCACGGGCTTGGTACGGGAGGGCTTGAACGACTCCTGCCAGACCATCTTCACCCACAGGGCGTTGACCAGCAGCAGGCGGACGTCGGGGGGCGGCAGCCCCGGTGGCAGCAGCTGGTCGATGAGGCCGCGGGTCACCTGGGCGACCCGGCCGTTGATGTACCGGCGCACCCCCTCGGTGTCGCCCCGGAAGTCGACGTTGGCGATCTCCGCGCCGCCCCGGGCGCGCACGTGGTCCACGAACGTCCGGCGCAGCGGTAGGTCCCGGGGGACGTACAGGCCGTTGAGCACGGCCAGGTCCAGGCCCGGCTCGGGGGCCACCGAGGAGTCCAGGTCGAGCAGCTGCCCGGCGAAGTCGCGGCCGATCAGGGAGACGATCTGGGCCAGGGTCCGGTGGGACGAACCCGAGGCCAGCAGGGCCAGGACGGTGCCGACCGAGTGGGGCGACCACACGTGGGAGGTGCCGGGATGGATCAGTTCCCGGTCCATGGCGGCGGCGAACTCCAGGTGGTCCCTCCGGGGGAGGGGGATGGGCGACATCGGGCTCCTCGGATCGGTGGTTCTCCGGGGCCAGCGTACGGAGTGCCGACGCCGCAGGCCAGGGCCGCCCGTCCGGGCCGGGCGGAGGGGCCGTCCCCCGGCCGGTGAGAAATCGGTGAGAAGCCCCGCGGACCAACCGCCGCTCACACGGACGAACCGGCCGATAGCCGCCCGGCCGGGGCCGGGGGAGCGGACGGGCGTCGCGTAGTCTGGGGCATCATGACCGTGCGTCCCCCGCCCGGGGACGGTACCGACGACGCGGAGCGGACCGGGAGCAGATGACTGAGCAGCAGCGCGCCGATGGGGACACCGGACGGGAGCCCGAGGAGCAGCGGCCCCCGGCGGTGACCGAGGAGACGGTCGAGGCGCTGGTCCGCTCCCAGCTGGCCAAGGCGCTGGGCGGCAAGCGGGGGATGGTCGAGGCGGCCGTCCCGACCCTGACCTTCACCGTCTCCTACATCATCGGCTCGGACCTGCGCCTGTCGATCGGCCTGGGAGTGGTCGCGGCCCTGCTGCTGGGCGTGCTGCGGCTGGTCCAGCGCTCCTCGGTGCAGTACGTCGTCACCAGCCTGTTCGGCATCGGCATCGCCGCGGTCTTCGCGATGCGCAGCGGCAACGCCGCCGACGCCTTCCTGCCCGGCATCATCTACAACGCCGTCTACGCGCTGGTGCTGAGCCTGTCGGTGCTGGTGCGCTGGCCCGCCATCGGCCTGATGATCGGCCCGTTCATCGGGCACAAGGAGGACTTCACCTCCTGGCGCGAGAACCCCGCGGTGGTCTCGCTGGCGTCCAAGCTCACCTGGCTGCTGGTCCTGCCCTGCGTCCTGCGCGTGGTCGTGCAGTACCCCCTGTGGGCGGCCGCCACCTACGGCGGGGCGAACACGTTCGCGGCGCTGGGCCTGTCCAAGGTCGCCATGGGCTGGCCGCTCCAGGTCGCGGCGTTCGCCGCGATGGTGTGGGTGCTCGCCCGCGGCCGCACCCCGCTGTCCGGGCGGCCCGCCGACCGGGACTGACCGGGCCGGGTCGACACGGGCACGGGCCCTGGCCGACACGGGCACAGGGGCGCGCCCGGCGGGCGCGCCCCGGCTCAGGTCCCGGACCCCTCGCCCGCCGGGTCCAGGAGCTCCTCCAGCGGTCCCAGCGAATCGGGCTCGGCCAGGAACACCACGGTGTCGCCCACCGACAGCACCCGCTCGGGCTCGGGCGCGCGCACCCCGCCCGGGCCCACCACCGCGACCAGCGCCACGCCCTCGGGCAGCACCGCGGCCAGCTCGCTCTCGGACCGCCCCGCGAACGGGCTGCGCGCGTGCAGCACCGACTCGGCGATCTCCGCGCCCGGCAGCGGCGGCAGGGCGTCCTCGTCGAAGGACTCCTCCTGCGGGTCGTCCTCCACCAGGTCCGCGATCAGCCGCGGCGGCGACACCGCCAGGTCCACCCCCCACGAGTCGTTGAACAGCCACTCGTTGACGGGGTCGTTGATCCGGGCGATCACCCGGCCCACCCCGAACTCGGTCTTGGCCAGCAGGGACACGACCAGGTTCACCTTGTCGTCGCTGCTGGCCGCGACCACCACGTCGAAGTCGCCCAGCCGGGCGTCCTCCAGTGTGGACAGCTCGCAGGCGTCCGCCAGCAGCCACTCCACCTGCGGCAGGTCGTCCACCCCGATCGCCCGGGTGTCCCGGTCGATGAGCAGGACGTCGTGCCCGTTGCCCGCCAGCTCCGTGGCGATGGAGCGCCCCACGCTCCCGGCACCCGCGATCGCGACGCGCATCGCTACACCTCCCCGTCGCCGTGCAGCCGCGCTGCCAGGCCGTCCAGGTCCCGGGTGTCGGCCACGGCGTGCAGCACGTCGCCCTCCTCCAGGACCACCTCCGCGCCGGCCAGTACGATCCGTCCGCTGCGGGCCAGGTACACCACCCGCAGAGGCGCCCTCCGCTCCACCTCGGCGACCGGCCGCCCCGCCCACCCGTCGGGCAGGGCGACCTCGGTCATCGCCAGCGTCCCCGAGGCGTCCTGCCACTCCGGGCCCGCGGTCAGGCGGTCGTCCCCCGGCACCATCCGGCGCAGGATCGCGTCCGCCGTCCACCGCACCGTCGCCACGGTGGGGATGCCCAGCCGCTGGTACACCTCCGCGCGGCGCGGGTCGTAGATCCGCGCCACCACGTGCTCCACCCCGAACGTCTCGCGCGCCACCCGGGCCGCGATGATGTTGGAGTTGTCCCCGTTGCTCACCGCGGCGAACGCCCGGGCCCGGTCGATACCGGCGGCCAACAGCACCTCCCGGTCGTGCCCGAGCCCCCGGACCGCGTGCTTGGCGGTGTCCCCGCGCAGTCTCCGGAACGCCTCGGGGTCCTGGTCGATCACCGCCACCGTGTGCCCCAGGTCCACCAGTGTGTGCGCCAGCGTGGACCCCACGCGGCCGCACCCCATGATCACGATGTGCACCTCGCCCGCACTCCCGTCGAAACAGCGCCTCCCGGGCCCGGGGGTCGCCCGTGCCCTCTCAGTGACACCTTGGCACATCGGGCCACCGTCCCGTGCGCTCGGGCCGACACCGGCGGGGCCGGCCGGGCCCCGCGCGCCCGGCGTGACCGGATCCGGCCCGCGGTGGCGGTAGATTGGGGCGGTCGGTGGCCGTGCGCGCAGGTCACCCGCGGGACGTGCGCCGACGCGCACCCCGGGGCGCCCCGCAGCGCTCCGCCTCAGCCCCCTCCCGCGACGGGCGACGCCCCGTGGACGCAGCCGCACCACATCCGCGATCCCCGGAGGAACTCCGCCATGACCCGTGCCGGTACCGAGTTCGAGCTGACCGTCGACGACGTCGCCCACGGCGGGTGGTGCGTGGGCCGGCACAACGGGCAGGTGGTGTTCGTCCGCCACGCCCTGCCCGGCGAGCGGGTGCGGGTGCGGGTCACCGAACGCACCAGCAACCTGCTGCGCGCCGAGGCGGTCGAGGTCCTCACCGCCTCCCCCGACCGCGTCGAGGCCCCCTGCCGGTTCGCCGGCCCGGGTGCCTGCGGCGGCTGCGACTGGCAGCACGCCACCCCCGGGGCCCAGCGCCTGCTCAAGGCCCGGGTGGTCGCCGACCAGCTGCGCCGGATCGCCGGGATCGACCGCGAGGTCGTCGTCGAGGAGCTGCCCGGCACCCCCGACAACCTGGGCTGGCGCACCCGGGTGCGGTTCGCGGTGGACGCCGACGGCGTCCCCGGCCTGCGCCGCCACCGCTCCCACGACATCGAGCCGGTGGACCGCTGCCTCATCGCCCACCCCGGCGTCACCGAGCTGGGCGTCACCGAGCTGCCCTGGCCGGGTGTGCGCGAGGTCGAGGCCGTGGCCGCCGCCGAGCGCGCCGACCGGGCGGTCGTGGTCACCCCCACCGGGGCCAAGCTGGGAACCCTGCCCGAGCTGAAGGCGTCCAGCGCCGTGCTGCGCCGCTTCAAGGGCGGGCGCGTCCAGCAGGTGCGCGGCCGCCGCGGGGTGCGCGAGATCGTCGGCGAACGCGAGTTCCGGGTGGGCGCGGGCGGCTTCTGGCAGGTCCACCCGGCCGCCGCCCGGGTGTTCACCGAGGCGATCCTGGCCGCGCTGGCCCCCAAGCCGGGGGAGACCGCGCTGGACCTGTACTGCGGCGCCGGGCTGTTCACCGCCGCCCTGGCCGAGGCCGTCGGCCCCGAGGGGCGCGCCCTGGGCGTGGAGAGCGGCGCCGAGTCGGTGCGCGACGCCCGGTACAACCTGCGCGACCTGGAGCAGGCGCGCATCGAGCAGCACGACGTGGCCGCGCAGATGCGCGAGTGGGCCGACGTGCGCGCCGACGTGGTCGCCCTGGACCCGCCCCGCGCGGGGGCCGGCGCCGAGGTGGTCCGCTCCATCGCCGGGACCCGGCCGCGGGCGGTGGCCTACCTGTCGTGCGACCCGGCCACCCTGGCCCGCGACCTCGCCGAGTTCGACCGGTCCGGGTACCGGCTGGTCGACCTCCGGGCCTTCGACGCCTTCCCGATGACCCACCACGTCGAGTGCCTGGCGGTGCTGGAGCCGGTCAACCCGGCCCGCCGCCACCGCGAGGCCCGCGAGCAGTGACCGCGGCCGGGGGCGGGACCGCGCGGTCCCGCCCCCGGACGTTCCGGCGCGGGCGCCGGAGGACGGGTGTCACAGGTCGGCGCACTGCCCCGAGGCGGAGCCGGCGACCGCGTTGTCCGCCCCGAAGTCCCCGACCGCCGGGGTGTTCCCCGAGCAGGACAGGGAGCCGCGGACCTCGTTGCCCGCCAGGACCGGGCCGTAGCCCTCCGCGCCGCCGGTCCAGGTGTCGGACGGGACCTGGGTGTTGCCGGTGAGCGACACCGAGCCCGTCAGCACGGAGCCCAGGACGGCCACCTCGTTCGAGGTGCGTGTGACGGACACCGAACCGCGCACCTCCGTGCCGGTGAGCCGCACGGTGTGCGCCCCCGAGGAGGCCAGCCCGCCGCGCAGGGTGCCGCCGGAGACCACCAGAGAGGCGCCCGAGGCGACGGTGACCCGGCCCCGCACGTCGGCGCCGTCGAGGCAGACCACGCCCTCCTCGACCCGCAGGCCGCCGGTGACGGTGCCGGTCACCGTTTCGGTGCACTCCAGGTCGGCGCCGGGCACGACGGTGGCCCGGAAGGACTCCGGCTCACCGATGTTCCCGGCCGCGTCGATCGCCCGGTGCTCCACCTCGTGCGTGCCCCAGCCGGGCTCGTGGCCGTCCACCTCGAACACCGCCATGGACAGGCCGCCGCTGCCCAGGCTGCCGTAGACCAGGTCGTCGACGTTGGTGCCGTCGGGGGTGAACAGGAACGGCGCCCGCGAGTCCGAGGGCCAGCCGTAGTAGTGGTGCCAGCCGTCGCCGTCCACGCGGAACTCGCCGACCACGTGCCCCTCGACGTCGTCCTGGGGGGACAGGCGCATGGAGAACTCGTTGAAGTACAGGTGGTGCTCCTGCCCCGGCACCCGGGCCGCGGGGGCGGACAGCTCGCGCGGCGCGGTCGGGTCGGCGGCGTCCACCGTCCAGGTGAGGGTCTCGGAGTCCCCTCCGGGGTCGGCCGGGTCGGTGACCGTCGCCGACAGCACCCGGGTCCCCGGCGCCGGGTCGAGCGCGCCCAGGTCCAGGGTGCGGCCGTCGGCCGAGGTGGACACGGGCTCGCCGTCCAGCGTCCAGGACACCTGCGGTACCCGGTCGGTGGGGTGGGTGGTCTCCACGTACACGACCTCGTCGGCGCCGACGGCGCGTCCGGTGTCGCGGAACCGGGTGAAGTCGGCGCCGGGGTCGTCGGGCTCCAGGGCCTCGCCGACCGTCCACTCCAGGGTCCGCGTCATCGCGGAGGAGGCGCGGATCTCGGGGTCGCGCACGAACTCCGTGGGGTCCTGGATCCGCAGGCCGACCTCGGCCCCGGCGGGCAGGTCGAGCCCGGCCAGCTCCAGGGCGCGCGCCCCGGCGGCCTCCTCCAGCTCCTCGCCGTCGACCGACCAGGTGTACTCCAGCTCGTGGTACGCGGGGTGCGGGCCCTCGGCCCACAGCACGTCCTGCGGGCCGACCTCGCCCTCGGGGGTGGACGTCACCGGCAGGGTCCGCTGGTCGCGCAGCCCGGAGATGCGGTGCGTCATCACCTCCCGGCCGACCTGGTCGAAGTAGTAGCCCAGGGTCTTGAGCATCGAATGGCGGCTGGGCCGCCACACGCCCTCGGAGTAGTACAGGCCGCCCTCGTTGCCGCCGGGGTCGGCGGCCCCGATCACGCCCCCGGACTCGCTCTCCTCGCCGAGCCAGCGCCACCACTTGGCCTCGGCCGCGGTCATCTCCTCGGCGGTCATCAGCGTGTGGTGCACCGAGGAGGGCTCGCGGCCGGGGTAGCGGCCCAGGCTGGTGTCGCGGAAGTAGTACGGGTACTCGTCCTGGAGCTGTCCCAGCGAATGCGCCAGCTCGTGCGGGCTGATCAGCGCCGAGAGCGCGTTGCCCGAGGACGCGGTGGCGGTGCGCCCGCCGCGTCCGCCGTAGGTGGTGCTGTTGGCCAGCGCCAGGATCTGCCGGTTGTCCGCGGTGACCCCGGGCACGAGGTCGGCGGCGGTGTTCGCCGCGGCCTCGTCCACGGTGAGCAGGCGCTCCAGCGAGGTGTCGTCGCAGCCGTTGAAGAAGCCCATGCCCAGGGCGGTGTCGCGGGTCCCGCCGTCCAGTGCGGGGTCGCAGTCGACGCCGGACTCGGCCGAGGGCGTCTCCACGGCGTAGACGTTGAAGTAGTTGCGGTAGGAGCGGAACGGCTCGATGCTCCACTGGACGTTCAGGTGCGCGGCCAGCTGCTCGCGGAACAGGGGCATCTCCTCCGCGGTGTAGCCGTCGCCGAGGATGACGAGGTTGAACCGTTCGGAGGGGTCGCCGGTCACCTGGATCGGGACGACGGTGCCGTCCTCGGCGAGCGGGGAGGCCTGGGCGGGGGCGGGGACCGCGATCGCCGCGGCCAGCAGGGGGAGTACGGCGAGTCGGGCGGCTCGGGCCGCCGGGGTACTGCGCAAGGGGAGGGCCCTTCCGGGTCGGGGGAGCGGGGGTGCCCGGCAGCGTACTGACGTCCGCACCGGCCGATCCAGAGGTAGGACCATAGGTGGTTCGATAACCCCACGACCCCGGCGGGGTCGGGGGGTAGTCTCGGCGGCGAGAGGGAGGACGCACATGACCGGACGGATGCGGGTCCCCGGACCCGACCACCCCATCACCATCGAGCCCACCGGCGCGCGCGTGGTCGCGCGGGTCGGCGGCCGGGTCGTCGCCGACACCGCGGCCGCGCTGACGCTGAGGGAGGCCTCCTACCCGCCGGTGCAGTACATCCCGCTGGCCGACGTGGACCCCGCGCTGCTGAGCCCCACCCCGACCACCACCTACTGCCCCTATAAGGGCACCGCCACCTACCGCACCCTCACGGTCGACGGGGTGGAGCTGGCCGACGCCCTGTGGGTCTACGAGGAGCCCTACCCGGCGGTCGCGCGGATCGCCGGCCACGCCGCCTTCTACCCGGACAAGGTCGACGTCACCGTCGGGGACCGATCCGGCGGGGACTGATCCGGGCACCCGGACGGCGGGTTGCCCCGCCGTCCGGGTGCCGAGGGTGGGCCGGGTGTCAGGGGCGGCGCGGGGACGGGGCGCGCAGCACCGCCAGGCCCAGCACCAGGACGGCCAGGCCGGTCCAGGAGGCCGGGGCCAGGCGCTCGTGCAGCACCAGGACGCCCAGCA is a window of Nocardiopsis changdeensis DNA encoding:
- a CDS encoding serpin family protein, coding for MTPELDPDHLRFALSLEDSLAEPAASHVWSPHSAATALSLLAAGASGEVLAALTRLLAGAGGSLGTHTAALDAAVSAEAPGEGPPDGWTPPGQEVPPLELVSVNDLYVRAGQAVLPGFAAALAERPSSAVRHADFAGAPEKVRQEINASVAETTRGMIPDLLPAGSVTAGTRSVLLNALWARLVWISPFDPENTAERVFHTPGGDRRVPTMRQTEHFPVAEAAGLRMLTLSGHHGLHLDIVLSGDGAVAAPVLTAGTYRALLEARRPERVEVTLPRFRVESGFELLPLLPGLAAVAGGPGGDLSGITGDPFQVDAIIHRAVLNVDEVGAEGAAATAVMMVLGAMPQRPREFHVDRPFAFVLRRGSAALFLGRITDPEDPGPARTPDPTL
- a CDS encoding serpin family protein, which produces MSPIPLPRRDHLEFAAAMDRELIHPGTSHVWSPHSVGTVLALLASGSSHRTLAQIVSLIGRDFAGQLLDLDSSVAPEPGLDLAVLNGLYVPRDLPLRRTFVDHVRARGGAEIANVDFRGDTEGVRRYINGRVAQVTRGLIDQLLPPGLPPPDVRLLLVNALWVKMVWQESFKPSRTKPVPFRAPGGSRPVATMHRTARLPLARAHGWSLVSLAGGHGLYLDVLLPDTAAPTPPPLAPELLSALYRAQAPTMTKLALPRFTVRTSVSLLGPLTRLGVEEMVGGRARFDAISPEPLAVSEILHQAVLRVDEKGAEGAAATGVIMMRAGLPSRPVEFTVDRPFVFALRRGASILFMGRVTDPVDPGPAA
- a CDS encoding DUF3159 domain-containing protein codes for the protein MTEQQRADGDTGREPEEQRPPAVTEETVEALVRSQLAKALGGKRGMVEAAVPTLTFTVSYIIGSDLRLSIGLGVVAALLLGVLRLVQRSSVQYVVTSLFGIGIAAVFAMRSGNAADAFLPGIIYNAVYALVLSLSVLVRWPAIGLMIGPFIGHKEDFTSWRENPAVVSLASKLTWLLVLPCVLRVVVQYPLWAAATYGGANTFAALGLSKVAMGWPLQVAAFAAMVWVLARGRTPLSGRPADRD
- a CDS encoding potassium channel family protein, producing MRVAIAGAGSVGRSIATELAGNGHDVLLIDRDTRAIGVDDLPQVEWLLADACELSTLEDARLGDFDVVVAASSDDKVNLVVSLLAKTEFGVGRVIARINDPVNEWLFNDSWGVDLAVSPPRLIADLVEDDPQEESFDEDALPPLPGAEIAESVLHARSPFAGRSESELAAVLPEGVALVAVVGPGGVRAPEPERVLSVGDTVVFLAEPDSLGPLEELLDPAGEGSGT
- a CDS encoding potassium channel family protein, which codes for MHIVIMGCGRVGSTLAHTLVDLGHTVAVIDQDPEAFRRLRGDTAKHAVRGLGHDREVLLAAGIDRARAFAAVSNGDNSNIIAARVARETFGVEHVVARIYDPRRAEVYQRLGIPTVATVRWTADAILRRMVPGDDRLTAGPEWQDASGTLAMTEVALPDGWAGRPVAEVERRAPLRVVYLARSGRIVLAGAEVVLEEGDVLHAVADTRDLDGLAARLHGDGEV
- a CDS encoding class I SAM-dependent RNA methyltransferase; its protein translation is MTRAGTEFELTVDDVAHGGWCVGRHNGQVVFVRHALPGERVRVRVTERTSNLLRAEAVEVLTASPDRVEAPCRFAGPGACGGCDWQHATPGAQRLLKARVVADQLRRIAGIDREVVVEELPGTPDNLGWRTRVRFAVDADGVPGLRRHRSHDIEPVDRCLIAHPGVTELGVTELPWPGVREVEAVAAAERADRAVVVTPTGAKLGTLPELKASSAVLRRFKGGRVQQVRGRRGVREIVGEREFRVGAGGFWQVHPAAARVFTEAILAALAPKPGETALDLYCGAGLFTAALAEAVGPEGRALGVESGAESVRDARYNLRDLEQARIEQHDVAAQMREWADVRADVVALDPPRAGAGAEVVRSIAGTRPRAVAYLSCDPATLARDLAEFDRSGYRLVDLRAFDAFPMTHHVECLAVLEPVNPARRHREAREQ
- a CDS encoding M64 family metallopeptidase; this encodes MRSTPAARAARLAVLPLLAAAIAVPAPAQASPLAEDGTVVPIQVTGDPSERFNLVILGDGYTAEEMPLFREQLAAHLNVQWSIEPFRSYRNYFNVYAVETPSAESGVDCDPALDGGTRDTALGMGFFNGCDDTSLERLLTVDEAAANTAADLVPGVTADNRQILALANSTTYGGRGGRTATASSGNALSALISPHELAHSLGQLQDEYPYYFRDTSLGRYPGREPSSVHHTLMTAEEMTAAEAKWWRWLGEESESGGVIGAADPGGNEGGLYYSEGVWRPSRHSMLKTLGYYFDQVGREVMTHRISGLRDQRTLPVTSTPEGEVGPQDVLWAEGPHPAYHELEYTWSVDGEELEEAAGARALELAGLDLPAGAEVGLRIQDPTEFVRDPEIRASSAMTRTLEWTVGEALEPDDPGADFTRFRDTGRAVGADEVVYVETTHPTDRVPQVSWTLDGEPVSTSADGRTLDLGALDPAPGTRVLSATVTDPADPGGDSETLTWTVDAADPTAPRELSAPAARVPGQEHHLYFNEFSMRLSPQDDVEGHVVGEFRVDGDGWHHYYGWPSDSRAPFLFTPDGTNVDDLVYGSLGSGGLSMAVFEVDGHEPGWGTHEVEHRAIDAAGNIGEPESFRATVVPGADLECTETVTGTVTGGLRVEEGVVCLDGADVRGRVTVASGASLVVSGGTLRGGLASSGAHTVRLTGTEVRGSVSVTRTSNEVAVLGSVLTGSVSLTGNTQVPSDTWTGGAEGYGPVLAGNEVRGSLSCSGNTPAVGDFGADNAVAGSASGQCADL
- a CDS encoding DUF427 domain-containing protein; protein product: MTGRMRVPGPDHPITIEPTGARVVARVGGRVVADTAAALTLREASYPPVQYIPLADVDPALLSPTPTTTYCPYKGTATYRTLTVDGVELADALWVYEEPYPAVARIAGHAAFYPDKVDVTVGDRSGGD